In the genome of Hydractinia symbiolongicarpus strain clone_291-10 chromosome 5, HSymV2.1, whole genome shotgun sequence, one region contains:
- the LOC130645295 gene encoding uncharacterized protein LOC130645295 isoform X1 produces the protein MQEDTDIISNTTTSGLTECLCTKKCAYIVNAKIQEYLYKILKKKNDENYTGDMEILLKIFNGENVSIQFSTESKRYIPENCALCLLGATQIKSMAFILTLMNKGNGFLDRFLIITPHSYRPMPKEQQIAQQCSTTIDIKDIYANYVHIDNTVFYFDENALKLYDNMETHVLTDLNNDLLHGRPTSKSKKPELIPKVAVALHTVEYFYNALFNEVEFTCLPEAISLQTLERTIMYVESIDEHISQNWLLPAKHHQLNVPQLLMNIKKLF, from the exons ATGCAAGAAGATACAGACATTATATCTAACACCACCACATCTGGCTTGACAGAGTGCCTCTGTACAAAAAAATGTGCATACATTGTAAATGCCAAAATACAGGAGTACTTgtacaaaatattgaaaaaaaaaaacgatgagAATTACACTGGGGATATGGAGATTCTGTTGAAGATTTTTAATGGAGAAAATGTATCTATTCAATTCAGTACTGAAAGTAAGAGATATATACCTGAAAATTGCGCATTGTGCTTATtag GTGCtacacaaataaaaagcatGGCTTTTATTTTGACCTTAATGAATAAAGGTAATGGATTTTTGGACCGATTTTTAATTATAACACCTCATTCATACCGTCCGATGCCCAAGGAACAACAAATCGCCCAACAATGCTCAACAACCATCGATATCAAGGATATTTATGCCAACTATGTACACATAGACAATACAGTATTCTATTTTGACGAAAATGCGTTAAA ATTGTACGACAACATGGAGACACATGTTTTGACCGATCTAAACAACGATCTTTTGCACGGCAGACCAACCAGCAAATCTAAAAAACCAGAGTTAATTCCAAAAGTTGCGGTCGCTCTACACACAGTGGAATACTTTTATAATGCCCTATTTAATGAAGTTGAATTTACATGTCTACCAGAAGCTATTTCCTTGCAAACATTGGAACGTACCATAATGTATGTTGAATCAATTGATGAACA TATATCACAGAATTGGTTATTACCAGCAAAACACCATCAGTTAAACGTGCCCCAACTTCTGatgaatataaaaaagctgTTTTAA
- the LOC130645295 gene encoding uncharacterized protein LOC130645295 isoform X2 gives MQEDTDIISNTTTSGLTECLCTKKCAYIVNAKIQEYLYKILKKKNDENYTGDMEILLKIFNGENVSIQFSTESKRYIPENCALCLLGATQIKSMAFILTLMNKGNGFLDRFLIITPHSYRPMPKEQQIAQQCSTTIDIKDIYANYVHIDNTVFYFDENALKLYDNMETHVLTDLNNDLLHGRPTSKSKKPELIPKVAVALHTVEYFYNALFNEVEFTCLPEAISLQTLERTIIISQNWLLPAKHHQLNVPQLLMNIKKLF, from the exons ATGCAAGAAGATACAGACATTATATCTAACACCACCACATCTGGCTTGACAGAGTGCCTCTGTACAAAAAAATGTGCATACATTGTAAATGCCAAAATACAGGAGTACTTgtacaaaatattgaaaaaaaaaaacgatgagAATTACACTGGGGATATGGAGATTCTGTTGAAGATTTTTAATGGAGAAAATGTATCTATTCAATTCAGTACTGAAAGTAAGAGATATATACCTGAAAATTGCGCATTGTGCTTATtag GTGCtacacaaataaaaagcatGGCTTTTATTTTGACCTTAATGAATAAAGGTAATGGATTTTTGGACCGATTTTTAATTATAACACCTCATTCATACCGTCCGATGCCCAAGGAACAACAAATCGCCCAACAATGCTCAACAACCATCGATATCAAGGATATTTATGCCAACTATGTACACATAGACAATACAGTATTCTATTTTGACGAAAATGCGTTAAA ATTGTACGACAACATGGAGACACATGTTTTGACCGATCTAAACAACGATCTTTTGCACGGCAGACCAACCAGCAAATCTAAAAAACCAGAGTTAATTCCAAAAGTTGCGGTCGCTCTACACACAGTGGAATACTTTTATAATGCCCTATTTAATGAAGTTGAATTTACATGTCTACCAGAAGCTATTTCCTTGCAAACATTGGAACGTACCATAAT TATATCACAGAATTGGTTATTACCAGCAAAACACCATCAGTTAAACGTGCCCCAACTTCTGatgaatataaaaaagctgTTTTAA
- the LOC130645295 gene encoding uncharacterized protein LOC130645295 isoform X3 — protein MQEDTDIISNTTTSGLTECLCTKKCAYIVNAKIQEYLYKILKKKNDENYTGDMEILLKIFNGENVSIQFSTESKRYIPENCALCLLGATQIKSMAFILTLMNKGNGFLDRFLIITPHSYRPMPKEQQIAQQCSTTIDIKDIYANYVHIDNTVFYFDENALKLYDNMETHVLTDLNNDLLHGRPTSKSKKPELIPKVAVALHTVEYFYNALFNEVEFTCLPEAISLQTLERTIMYVESIDEQ, from the exons ATGCAAGAAGATACAGACATTATATCTAACACCACCACATCTGGCTTGACAGAGTGCCTCTGTACAAAAAAATGTGCATACATTGTAAATGCCAAAATACAGGAGTACTTgtacaaaatattgaaaaaaaaaaacgatgagAATTACACTGGGGATATGGAGATTCTGTTGAAGATTTTTAATGGAGAAAATGTATCTATTCAATTCAGTACTGAAAGTAAGAGATATATACCTGAAAATTGCGCATTGTGCTTATtag GTGCtacacaaataaaaagcatGGCTTTTATTTTGACCTTAATGAATAAAGGTAATGGATTTTTGGACCGATTTTTAATTATAACACCTCATTCATACCGTCCGATGCCCAAGGAACAACAAATCGCCCAACAATGCTCAACAACCATCGATATCAAGGATATTTATGCCAACTATGTACACATAGACAATACAGTATTCTATTTTGACGAAAATGCGTTAAA ATTGTACGACAACATGGAGACACATGTTTTGACCGATCTAAACAACGATCTTTTGCACGGCAGACCAACCAGCAAATCTAAAAAACCAGAGTTAATTCCAAAAGTTGCGGTCGCTCTACACACAGTGGAATACTTTTATAATGCCCTATTTAATGAAGTTGAATTTACATGTCTACCAGAAGCTATTTCCTTGCAAACATTGGAACGTACCATAATGTATGTTGAATCAATTGATGAACAGTAA